In Candidatus Avedoeria danica, the following are encoded in one genomic region:
- a CDS encoding DEAD/DEAH box helicase family protein yields MPPPATPEQRARETIDVSLARSGWAVQDRASMNLYASAGVAVREFPLAPGHGYADYLLFVDGKAVGVLEAKPEGHTLTGVEPQSQRYAGGLPASLTAPVRPLPFLYQSSGSVTRFTNLLDPDPRSREVFAVHQPTTLAEWLAADPLSDWTRGWSDTKRIAEAFPRLEGAWAERPATLRSRVRMMPPVNERGLWPNQIEGLTNLEASLAQNRPRSLVQMITGSGKTFFAVSAAYRLIKFGGARRVLFLVDRSNLGLQADNEFGGYRTPDDQRKFTELYNVQHLAGNTIGSSSKVVITTIQRLYSMLKGEAEFDPALEDESFFERGLVPTEPLPVVYNAQIPPEYFDVVFIDECHRSIYSLWRQVLEYFDAFLVGLTATPAKHTFGFFNRNLVMEYDHEQAVADGVNVDFEVYRIRTQISEQGSTIEAGTGATMGLRDRRTRSVRWELPDEDVTYEAKDLDRNVVSRDQIRLIVRTFKDRLFKEIFPGRTEVPKTLIFAKDDSHAEDIVDVVREEFGRGNDFCVKITYKSTGTAPGQLIRDFRNSYNPRVAVTVDMIATGTDIKPVEIVMFMRATKSRVLFEQMKGRGVRVMAEDDLRAVTPDARAKTHFMIVDCVGVTEMDIADTQPLERKRNIAFKALLDHVAMGGADPDMLSSLASRLARLEREFGPEEDRRVAEVADGARLGDITAAIVEALDPDYRLDRARGRYGLAAGDEPTDALWKAVTSDVLREAVRPLAANPALRTLLVDIKRQFEQIIDEVSLDVLLAAGHSAEATEKARTLVESWEAFIEANKAEIDALQFFYSQPHARRLRFRDVKALAEAIHLPPRQWTPERLWQAYELLDRNRVRGASAQRLLTDLVSLVRFGIHQDDELVPFHDLVQQRFDHWLAQQAQLGRQFTGEQAQWLAMMRDHIAASVEIDVEDFGYTPFVEQGGLGRAREVFGGELGVVIRELNEVLAA; encoded by the coding sequence ATGCCACCCCCTGCAACTCCCGAGCAACGCGCCCGCGAGACGATTGACGTGTCTCTGGCGCGTTCCGGCTGGGCTGTGCAGGACCGCGCGTCCATGAACCTGTACGCCAGTGCCGGCGTCGCCGTCCGGGAGTTCCCGTTGGCGCCGGGCCACGGCTACGCGGATTACCTGCTGTTCGTCGACGGCAAGGCGGTCGGCGTTCTCGAAGCCAAGCCGGAGGGCCACACACTCACCGGCGTCGAGCCGCAGAGCCAACGGTACGCCGGGGGCCTGCCGGCCAGCCTGACGGCGCCGGTGCGCCCGCTGCCGTTCCTGTACCAGAGCAGCGGCAGCGTCACCCGCTTCACCAACCTGCTCGATCCAGACCCCCGCAGCCGGGAGGTGTTCGCCGTCCACCAGCCGACGACGTTGGCCGAGTGGCTCGCGGCGGATCCGCTGTCGGACTGGACGCGCGGCTGGTCCGACACGAAGCGCATCGCCGAGGCTTTCCCGCGCCTGGAAGGCGCCTGGGCCGAGCGGCCGGCGACGCTGCGCTCGCGGGTGCGGATGATGCCGCCGGTGAACGAGCGGGGGCTGTGGCCGAACCAGATCGAGGGATTGACCAACCTGGAGGCGTCGCTGGCTCAGAACCGGCCGCGCTCGCTGGTGCAGATGATCACGGGGAGCGGCAAGACGTTCTTCGCGGTGTCGGCAGCGTATCGGCTGATCAAGTTCGGCGGTGCGCGGCGGGTGCTGTTCCTGGTGGACCGATCCAACCTGGGGCTCCAAGCCGACAACGAGTTCGGCGGCTATCGGACGCCGGACGACCAGCGCAAGTTCACGGAGCTGTACAACGTGCAGCACCTGGCGGGCAACACGATCGGCAGCTCCAGCAAGGTGGTCATCACGACCATCCAGCGCCTCTACTCGATGCTGAAGGGCGAAGCCGAGTTCGACCCGGCGCTGGAGGACGAGTCGTTTTTCGAGCGCGGTCTGGTGCCGACCGAGCCGCTGCCGGTGGTGTACAACGCGCAGATCCCGCCCGAGTACTTCGACGTGGTGTTCATCGACGAGTGCCACCGGTCGATCTACTCGCTGTGGCGGCAGGTGCTGGAGTACTTCGACGCCTTTCTCGTCGGGCTGACGGCGACGCCGGCGAAGCACACGTTCGGGTTCTTCAACCGGAACCTGGTGATGGAGTACGACCACGAGCAGGCGGTGGCGGACGGCGTGAACGTGGACTTCGAGGTGTACCGGATTCGCACCCAGATCTCGGAGCAGGGCTCGACGATCGAGGCCGGCACGGGGGCGACGATGGGTCTGCGCGATCGGCGCACGCGGTCTGTGCGCTGGGAGCTGCCGGACGAGGACGTGACGTACGAGGCCAAGGACCTGGACCGGAACGTCGTGTCGCGCGACCAGATCCGGCTGATCGTGCGGACGTTCAAGGACCGGCTGTTCAAGGAGATTTTCCCAGGCCGCACCGAGGTGCCGAAGACGCTCATCTTCGCCAAGGACGACAGCCACGCCGAGGACATCGTGGACGTCGTGCGCGAGGAGTTTGGCCGGGGCAACGACTTCTGTGTGAAGATCACGTACAAGTCGACCGGGACGGCGCCGGGCCAGCTGATCCGGGACTTTCGGAACAGCTACAACCCGCGGGTCGCGGTGACGGTGGACATGATCGCCACCGGCACGGACATCAAGCCGGTCGAGATCGTGATGTTCATGCGGGCCACCAAGAGCCGGGTGCTGTTCGAGCAGATGAAGGGCCGCGGTGTGCGGGTGATGGCCGAGGACGACCTGCGGGCGGTCACGCCGGACGCACGGGCCAAGACGCACTTCATGATCGTCGACTGCGTCGGCGTCACAGAGATGGACATCGCCGACACACAGCCTTTGGAGCGCAAGCGCAACATCGCGTTCAAGGCGTTGCTCGACCACGTGGCGATGGGCGGCGCGGACCCGGACATGCTCTCGTCGCTCGCCAGCCGCCTGGCCCGCCTGGAGCGCGAGTTCGGGCCGGAGGAGGACCGGCGGGTCGCCGAGGTGGCCGACGGTGCGCGGCTCGGTGACATCACAGCCGCCATCGTCGAGGCGCTGGACCCGGACTACCGCCTCGACCGCGCCCGCGGGCGCTACGGCCTCGCCGCCGGCGACGAGCCCACCGATGCCCTGTGGAAAGCCGTCACCTCCGACGTTCTGCGTGAGGCGGTGAGGCCGCTCGCGGCGAACCCGGCGCTGCGGACGCTGCTGGTAGACATCAAGCGGCAGTTCGAGCAGATCATCGACGAGGTGAGCCTCGACGTGCTGCTGGCGGCCGGCCACTCCGCCGAAGCCACCGAGAAGGCGCGGACGCTGGTGGAATCGTGGGAGGCGTTCATCGAGGCCAACAAGGCCGAGATCGACGCCCTCCAGTTCTTCTACTCCCAACCCCACGCCCGCCGCCTGCGCTTCCGCGACGTGAAGGCCCTGGCCGAGGCCATCCACCTTCCGCCGCGCCAGTGGACGCCCGAGCGGCTGTGGCAGGCGTACGAGCTGCTGGACAGGAACAGGGTGCGCGGCGCATCGGCGCAGCGGCTGCTCACCGACCTGGTGTCGCTCGTCCGGTTCGGCATCCACCAGGACGACGAGCTGGTGCCGTTCCACGACCTGGTGCAGCAGCGCTTCGACCACTGGCTGGCGCAGCAGGCGCAGCTTGGCCGCCAGTTCACGGGCGAGCAGGCGCAGTGGCTGGCCATGATGCGCGACCATATTGCGGCCAGCGTGGAGATCGACGTCGAGGACTTTGGGTACACGCCGTTTGTGGAGCAGGGTGGACTGGGGCGGGCCCGGGAGGTGTTTGGCGGGGAGTTGGGAGTAGTGATCCGGGAGTTGAATGAGGTGTTGGCGGCGTGA
- a CDS encoding sigma-70 family RNA polymerase sigma factor, with product MDALVRRADDVGVLTTADVIAVWPEAADDIGVAVDLLEDLGIEVDLAEGPEEADLAPVHRVDFEGIESDDAVSLYFREVGTIDLLTAEQEIELAKRIEAGREAQAEIDGAPRPSAKVAAERARAVQDGEMAKRELTQANSRLVISMAKRYLGQGVPFLDLIQEGNLGLMRAVEKFDWRRGNKFSTYATWWIRQSLTRGLADQGRTIRVPVHMNDRIRKVYAVAHALETELGRRPSAAEIAGELQIEVEKVEVALQASRRSISLEKPVGHEGESELGQFIEDEQGIDPLETASLDLLRGDVESVLLGLTAREQRVLELRYGLRGHRAYTLKEVGKIFGLTRERVRQIEKEALRKLRHPSRAQMLKSYLN from the coding sequence ATGGATGCCTTGGTCCGGCGCGCCGACGACGTCGGCGTGCTGACGACGGCGGACGTGATCGCCGTTTGGCCTGAAGCCGCCGACGACATCGGGGTGGCGGTCGATCTGTTGGAGGATTTGGGCATCGAGGTCGATCTGGCCGAAGGGCCGGAAGAGGCCGACCTGGCACCGGTGCATCGCGTCGACTTCGAGGGCATCGAGTCCGATGACGCCGTGAGCCTCTACTTCCGCGAGGTCGGCACGATCGATCTCTTGACTGCGGAGCAGGAGATCGAGCTGGCGAAGCGGATCGAGGCCGGTCGCGAGGCGCAGGCCGAGATCGACGGTGCCCCGCGACCGTCGGCCAAGGTCGCCGCTGAGCGCGCGCGGGCGGTGCAAGACGGCGAGATGGCGAAGCGCGAGCTGACGCAGGCGAACAGCCGGCTGGTCATCAGCATGGCCAAGCGCTATCTCGGACAGGGCGTGCCGTTCCTCGACCTGATCCAAGAGGGCAACCTCGGCCTGATGCGCGCGGTCGAGAAGTTCGACTGGCGCCGCGGCAACAAGTTCAGCACGTACGCGACATGGTGGATCCGGCAGTCGCTGACGCGCGGCCTGGCCGACCAAGGTCGGACGATCCGCGTGCCGGTGCACATGAACGATCGGATCCGCAAGGTCTACGCCGTCGCGCACGCCCTCGAGACCGAGCTTGGTCGGCGCCCGTCTGCGGCCGAGATCGCCGGCGAGCTCCAGATCGAGGTCGAGAAGGTCGAGGTCGCACTGCAGGCGAGCCGACGCAGCATCAGCCTCGAGAAGCCGGTGGGCCACGAGGGGGAGAGCGAGCTCGGCCAGTTCATCGAAGACGAGCAAGGCATCGACCCGCTCGAGACGGCGTCGCTGGATCTGCTCCGTGGCGACGTCGAGTCCGTGCTGCTTGGGCTCACCGCGCGGGAACAGCGGGTGCTCGAGTTGCGTTACGGCCTGCGCGGCCATCGTGCGTACACGCTGAAAGAGGTCGGCAAGATCTTCGGCCTGACGCGCGAGCGCGTGCGGCAGATCGAAAAGGAGGCGCTGCGCAAGCTGCGCCACCCGAGCCGGGCACAGATGCTCAAGTCGTATCTGAACTAG
- a CDS encoding pentapeptide repeat-containing protein, whose protein sequence is MTYPTLVLPASSPTPVTVLPGRRQRHAASWPERGRSALAVRLAELPPEERAGAVVAACDSGEPLDLACADLRGIDLSTRGVLLLRRTGGLAPLSLAGADLSGASLCGANLRGVRLREARLDGAVLIGADLAGADLACASLRHAQLTGADLSRADLSFADCRGASLLTANLSSAVATAIDLREALLHAAVLCRAGLRGADLRWSRLEGASLAHADLRGARFGGALLAGSNFAYAHVDEATDFGYAFVGRARFDGVALQRSHLGDGIGEELRDLVAARDAFQSLRRTFEAEGRFGDARWAHVRACRMATASHRPDRARRYWIKDWTIDCASTAHASPAAATSAPARLRRAACGAVKHVKHTCLWAAGQLSGLTTAYGTSYGRLMLTLTGVWVLFAVYYQSAGRILDLDHGVAGTGWLASLRLSAASLTPIDAYPLVASAPGAQWVATIEGAIGVILFGALGYVSASRVRRG, encoded by the coding sequence ATGACGTATCCGACGCTGGTGCTCCCTGCATCGAGCCCGACCCCGGTAACCGTGCTGCCCGGTCGGCGGCAGCGGCATGCGGCGTCGTGGCCCGAACGCGGCCGTTCGGCGTTGGCGGTTCGGCTGGCCGAGCTGCCGCCGGAGGAGCGTGCCGGCGCCGTCGTGGCCGCCTGCGACTCGGGTGAGCCGCTCGATTTGGCGTGCGCCGACCTGCGGGGGATCGATCTCTCGACGCGCGGAGTGTTGTTGCTGCGCCGAACGGGCGGACTGGCTCCGCTTTCCCTCGCCGGGGCCGACCTCAGCGGGGCGTCGTTGTGCGGCGCCAACCTGCGGGGTGTTCGACTGCGCGAGGCGCGCCTGGACGGCGCGGTTCTGATCGGCGCCGACTTGGCGGGTGCCGACTTGGCGTGCGCCAGCCTCCGCCACGCCCAGCTGACCGGTGCGGACCTGTCCAGGGCGGACCTCTCGTTCGCCGACTGCCGCGGGGCGTCGCTCCTCACCGCCAACCTCAGCTCGGCGGTGGCCACGGCCATCGACCTGCGCGAGGCGCTGCTTCACGCGGCCGTGCTCTGCCGCGCCGGCCTGCGCGGCGCCGACCTCCGCTGGAGCCGCCTCGAAGGCGCCAGCCTGGCGCACGCGGATCTGCGCGGCGCCCGGTTCGGCGGCGCGCTCCTCGCAGGCAGCAACTTCGCGTATGCGCACGTCGATGAGGCCACCGACTTCGGCTACGCCTTCGTCGGGCGGGCGCGATTCGACGGCGTCGCGCTGCAGCGCTCGCACCTCGGCGACGGGATCGGCGAGGAGCTGCGCGACCTCGTCGCGGCCCGCGATGCGTTCCAGTCGCTGCGGCGGACGTTCGAGGCCGAAGGGCGGTTCGGAGACGCCCGTTGGGCGCACGTCCGCGCTTGCCGCATGGCCACGGCCAGCCACCGCCCCGACCGCGCGCGCCGCTACTGGATCAAGGACTGGACGATCGACTGCGCATCGACCGCGCATGCCTCGCCCGCCGCCGCGACCTCCGCGCCGGCGCGGCTGCGGCGCGCGGCGTGCGGCGCCGTGAAGCACGTCAAGCACACCTGTCTGTGGGCCGCCGGCCAGCTGAGCGGCCTGACCACGGCGTACGGCACGAGCTACGGCCGGCTCATGCTCACGTTGACGGGGGTCTGGGTGCTCTTCGCGGTCTACTATCAGTCGGCCGGCCGGATCCTCGACCTCGATCACGGCGTCGCCGGCACCGGCTGGCTCGCCAGCCTTCGCCTCTCGGCGGCGTCGCTCACCCCGATCGATGCCTATCCGCTCGTCGCGTCCGCGCCCGGCGCGCAGTGGGTGGCGACGATCGAGGGAGCGATCGGGGTGATCCTGTTCGGTGCGCTGGGTTATGTGAGCGCGTCGCGGGTTCGGCGGGGTTGA
- a CDS encoding isoprenylcysteine carboxylmethyltransferase family protein: MESNPAPLVHIAFVLQFLAFAAIRFYWFAKTAPSRTGARLLEPQWAMWLRLALGLPMLALIAAYFVRPGILAFADVPMPTAARATGVALGIGGLALLWWVQRTLGDNFHSVLHVREGHTLVTDGPYRYVRHPMYTTFYIIAAAYFLMTGNLVIAALWTVPLTSILLVRTRREEATMRAEFGSAYADYAARTGRFVPRFG; the protein is encoded by the coding sequence ATGGAATCGAACCCCGCCCCCCTCGTCCACATCGCCTTCGTCCTCCAGTTCCTCGCCTTCGCCGCCATCCGCTTCTACTGGTTCGCAAAGACCGCCCCGTCCCGCACGGGCGCCCGCCTGCTCGAACCGCAGTGGGCGATGTGGCTCCGCCTCGCCCTCGGCCTGCCGATGCTGGCCCTCATCGCCGCGTACTTCGTGCGCCCCGGCATCCTCGCCTTCGCCGACGTGCCGATGCCGACCGCGGCCCGCGCAACCGGCGTCGCGCTCGGCATCGGCGGCCTCGCCTTGTTGTGGTGGGTCCAGCGCACGCTCGGCGATAACTTCCACTCCGTCCTGCACGTCCGCGAGGGCCACACGCTGGTGACCGACGGACCGTACCGATACGTGCGCCATCCGATGTACACCACGTTCTACATCATCGCCGCCGCGTACTTCCTCATGACCGGCAACCTCGTCATCGCCGCCCTCTGGACCGTCCCGCTCACGTCCATCCTCCTCGTGCGCACCCGGCGCGAGGAGGCGACGATGCGCGCCGAGTTCGGCAGCGCGTACGCGGACTACGCGGCACGGACGGGGCGGTTCGTCCCGCGGTTCGGCTGA